The genome window TTCTGCTTAGGGCTCTATCCCCGAGAAAACTGCTGCTGgttactctgtactctgcTGGAGAATGAATAAGAGGAATTCTCCCCGTGGGGGACATTTGCCGCCGTGGGGAAGAGGATACGATTTCCGGCTTCCTGCATCGACTACCGACTGCACAGTACCAAAGAACGAATTAGCAGTCAGTTCAGAACTGAGCTCTAGCAGGGGCTCACCAATTACCACGGAGGATTCTGCCCAGAGAGATCCGTCATAACCAGACCTTACGTCTGTGGGATGTGGGACTGTGGGAGTTCCCTCCGGAAAAGTATTCAACCGgcccatcatcatcattcatcaatGCCAAAGTCAAGCCATGGATGGGCCTGAACACGAGGCCTTTATTTAAGATATCAAACTCGCTCGCGATATCTCCAATTGTCGCACAGTGTTCGGTTACTATCACCCGAGTGTCCCTTCACCTCATCTGCACATCAACCATGGCGCAGACACCGCAGGATCTCAGaatcgccatcatcggcgcAGGTATGTGAACTTGCACCCGAGCAAGGGTTCCTCGGATGGGGAGGCTAACGACGACAGGTATGGGCGGATTGACCTGtgcgctggcgctggccaAAGAGGGATTCAAGCACATCGACGTGTTCGAGTACGCGGCCGACCTGGGTTTCGTTGGAGCAGGCATCCAACTGGCCCCCAACATGGCCCGCGTGCTGGACCGCTTGGGCGTGTggaaggagatcgaggccgaggcTGTAGAGATCAAGGACACAAGTGTGCGGGGTATGACCCAGTCGCATATTCCATGCTTCGCAAGTGGCTTACTGATCGGGACCCAGTTGGCGCTTCCGACTCTGAACTCGCGCACGTTCAACTCGGCTACATCCGCGAAACATACGGATACCCTCACATGGTCGGCCACCGGCACTCGCTGGCCAACGGCCTGTACAAGGGCTGTCTGCGCTGCCCCGACCAAATCAAGTTCCACTTCTCCACGGCCGCCGAGGATGTGACCTCGTTCGGCCCGCGTGCAACCTTTACAGCCGTCCCCCGCGACGGCAGCGCCCCCTACCCGGTCGAGGCGGACGTCCTACTCGCCGCCGACGGCATCAAGTCCAAGACGCGCGTCGCGATGCTGCAAACGCTCGGCATCACCGCCACCGTCAAGGACACCAACCAGGCCGCCTACCGCATCATGATTCACAAGGACCAATGCCAGGACGACCCCGAGCTGCAAGCCCTCATCAACAGCAACCGGGTGATCCGCTGGATCGGCGAGCGCCGCCACATCATCGCCTACCCGGTCTCCAACAACACCATCTACAACCTCTCCACCACCCAGCCCGACACCAACTTCGCCGCCGCCACCAACGCCACCTACACCACCAAGGGCTCCAAGGCCACCATGCTCCGTGTCTTCGCCGACTTCTGCCCCCTCGTCCAGCGCATGCTCAACTACGTGCCCGAAGGCGAAGTCTGCGAGTGGAAGCTGCGCGTCCACGAACCCCTCCCCACCTGGGTCCACGAACAGACCGCCCTCGTCGGCGACGCCTGCCACCCCACCCTGCCGCATCTCGCGCAGGGCGCCGCGCAGGCGATCGAGGACGGCGCGACGATCGCCATCGCCCTGCGCCGCATGCCGGACCCCTCGCCGGCGAGCATCACCAAGGCGCTGAAGGTGTATGAGAGTGTGCGCAAGGACCGGGCATATGCGCTGGTCGAGCTGGCGGCTGCATCGGGGCGGGCGCTGCATCTGGGCGAGGGcgcggccaaggaagagcGCGACAGGCAGTTTGCCGCGCTGAGGCAGGGGACGGGGAAGGGCCCCGTGCCGGATAAGTGGGCGGATGCGGATGTGCAGCGCGAGATATACGGGTTTGACTGTCAGAGGGTGACGGAGGAGCGGTGTGATGAGTATTTTGCGTaagcatcttcttttctttctcttctgggCCAGAGTCGATCATATTTGTGTTTGTATATAGTTAGTTTG of Aspergillus fumigatus Af293 chromosome 2, whole genome shotgun sequence contains these proteins:
- a CDS encoding putative monooxygenase; translation: MAQTPQDLRIAIIGAGMGGLTCALALAKEGFKHIDVFEYAADLGFVGAGIQLAPNMARVLDRLGVWKEIEAEAVEIKDTSVRVGASDSELAHVQLGYIRETYGYPHMVGHRHSLANGLYKGCLRCPDQIKFHFSTAAEDVTSFGPRATFTAVPRDGSAPYPVEADVLLAADGIKSKTRVAMLQTLGITATVKDTNQAAYRIMIHKDQCQDDPELQALINSNRVIRWIGERRHIIAYPVSNNTIYNLSTTQPDTNFAAATNATYTTKGSKATMLRVFADFCPLVQRMLNYVPEGEVCEWKLRVHEPLPTWVHEQTALVGDACHPTLPHLAQGAAQAIEDGATIAIALRRMPDPSPASITKALKVYESVRKDRAYALVELAAASGRALHLGEGAAKEERDRQFAALRQGTGKGPVPDKWADADVQREIYGFDCQRVTEERCDEYFAHHSRDARLA